CGTTCCACTCGTGGCGGAAGATCGACGGGTCGGCCCGCTCGTCCGCGAACGGCGTGACGTACGCCGGGGCCTTGACCTGGCCGGTCACCTCGTAGGTGCCGGGCGTCGTGGTGTCGACAGCGGCGAGGGAGTCCTCGTCCCAGGCGACGGCGCGCGAGGCGGTGGAGCCGTCGTCGTAGCCGAGCTCGACGCGGGCGGGCAGGTCCTCGACGGACAGCTGCCCGCCCTGCTCGACCGTCACGTCCTCGAAGGCCTCGACGCTGGTGTTGACGGTGCGGCCGAAGCGGACCTCGAGCGCGCGGGCGACCTCGGTGGTGACGGGCAGGCTGTTGCCGGTGGCGTAGCTGGGGACGCCCTCGCCGGGCGCGCCGGCGGTCGCCGCGACGGTGCCGCGACGGACGGGACCCCGGGTGTCCGGGTCGGTGAGGTCGGCGAAGCTCGTGTACAACGCCGCGCCGGCGTCGGAGGTCCAGGACACGACGTAGCGCTGCGCCGCGGTGTCGAAGACGACCGCGGGCTGGTTGACGCCGCTGGTGACGCCGAGGTCCACGAGCCCGACCTCGTCGTAGGTGCGCAGGTCGGTGCTGCGGGCCAGGAGCATGCTCGAGGCCTGCACGGCGTCGCGGCCGCCGTCGCGCACGGTGCGGGTGGCGACGACGCCGAACGTGCCGTCGGCCAGGTAGAAGGCGTGCGGGTCGCGCAGGCTGCGGATGATGCCGCTGGAGGTGCCCGCGACCGGCGGGGTCACCGAGGTCTGGGCGAACCAGATCCCGTAGCCCTCGTTGAGCGGGCTCCAGGCGCCGTCCTCGCGCAGCGCCAGGTGCATGCTCAGCGCGACGTCGGCGTTGTTGGCCTCGGTGGCCGTGGTGGGGGTGCGCGAGTAGGCGAGCACGTCGGTGCTGGCGCCGGCAGGCAGGACGCGGACGACGAAGGTCCGCACGGTGCTGGCACCGGTGACCTGGTCGGTGACCCGCAGGGCGACCTGGGCCTCGGTGGCGGTCGTCGCGGACGTGACGAGGGCGCCGTCGACGAGCTCGGCCCCGGTGACGCTCTCCACGGCGACGGTCGTGCCCTCGGGTGCGCCGGGCAGCGCCGTCCCCGACGACACCACGGGCGGGACGACGAGCCGCTCGGCCAGGCGCTGCACGCGCTGCTCGGAGGTCTCGGTGGACGCCTCGACCGTCACGGTGATGGTCCGGGTGGCGGTGATGCCCCGGACGGACACCGTGGCCGTGAGCTGCACCTGCACGGACGGTTGGCCGGCCAGCGGCGCGGTGACGGCGCCGTCCGGGGCGACGACGGCGGGGTCGCTCGAGGTCCACGTCACGCGGCCACCCGCGGTGGGCAGGTCGATGTCCCCGCTCGTGGTGCGGTCGGTCAGGGCGAGGCCCGCGAGCACCGCGTCGGCGCGGGCGCGCAGCTCGGCGGCGTTGATCTGCACGTCGGACGCCGACACGTCGGCGACCTCCTGCGCGCTCAGCGCCCGGTCGTAGACCCGGAACGCGGAGACGGCGCCCTGGAACAGCGGGTCCGGCCAGGGCGCGCGCCCGATGGTGTTGAGGGACTGGTCGACGACGTCGGCCGGGGTGCGGTCGACGGGTCCCTGCGCGACGCGCGCCCCGTCGAGGTACAGCGCGGCGGTGCCGGCGGCCCCGTCGACGACGGCGGTGACGTTGACCCACTGGTCGGCCGTGACGCCGCACCCGGAGGCCTGCACGAGGCGCTCGACGCCGGCGGACTTGACGCCGACCAGGGGCGCGCGGCCGGAGCCGCAATTGAGCGAGGTGAAGAAGTACTGGGTGTCCGGGGACTCGTTGCCGACGTTCCACAGGAAGTGGAACCCGTTGAGCATGGCGGCGGAGGCCTTGACCTCCGCGGTCACGGTCGCCGACCGCTCCCCCGCCAGCAGGTCGTCGGGCAGCTCGACCCAGTTGCCGGTCGACGTCTTGGCGCCGCCGCGGAGCCGGAGCGAGGTGCCGGTCCAGTCGGCGGCCTGGACGTTGCGGACGGTGGCCGCACCCAGGGCGGAGCCCGGCGCGGTGTTGGGCACGGTGGCGCCCGCGGTCTCGTCGAACAGGTACTCCGCGACGAGACCCTCGCCGGGGGGTGCGGCCTGCGCCGCGGTGGTGGTGACGGTGCCGAGGACCAGGGCGCCGACCGCGGCGAGCGCGATCGTGGCCCGGCGGGCCCGAGAGGGTGGTGTCATACCGGTTACTCCATTGCGT
This DNA window, taken from Aquipuribacter hungaricus, encodes the following:
- a CDS encoding family 43 glycosylhydrolase; this encodes MTPPSRARRATIALAAVGALVLGTVTTTAAQAAPPGEGLVAEYLFDETAGATVPNTAPGSALGAATVRNVQAADWTGTSLRLRGGAKTSTGNWVELPDDLLAGERSATVTAEVKASAAMLNGFHFLWNVGNESPDTQYFFTSLNCGSGRAPLVGVKSAGVERLVQASGCGVTADQWVNVTAVVDGAAGTAALYLDGARVAQGPVDRTPADVVDQSLNTIGRAPWPDPLFQGAVSAFRVYDRALSAQEVADVSASDVQINAAELRARADAVLAGLALTDRTTSGDIDLPTAGGRVTWTSSDPAVVAPDGAVTAPLAGQPSVQVQLTATVSVRGITATRTITVTVEASTETSEQRVQRLAERLVVPPVVSSGTALPGAPEGTTVAVESVTGAELVDGALVTSATTATEAQVALRVTDQVTGASTVRTFVVRVLPAGASTDVLAYSRTPTTATEANNADVALSMHLALREDGAWSPLNEGYGIWFAQTSVTPPVAGTSSGIIRSLRDPHAFYLADGTFGVVATRTVRDGGRDAVQASSMLLARSTDLRTYDEVGLVDLGVTSGVNQPAVVFDTAAQRYVVSWTSDAGAALYTSFADLTDPDTRGPVRRGTVAATAGAPGEGVPSYATGNSLPVTTEVARALEVRFGRTVNTSVEAFEDVTVEQGGQLSVEDLPARVELGYDDGSTASRAVAWDEDSLAAVDTTTPGTYEVTGQVKAPAYVTPFADERADPSIFRHEWNGQTKFYLIATEDLNLNPVDPANGPHMPFRVADRIEDLSDEALRDGRNVEVDLLRAGDTDAAGREMTGCFWAPELHVIEGTLSILFMPCYDAANGRPDAFTGRASIIQLKKDASGADLDPAVAANWTKAEPVLRQDGSILNPVQNISLDMTYVVDGDQSYYAWQQLGAIFVARMDPSDPTRLTSPPVRVYAPLFAWDNTIAEGPNVHVRDGVLYMLYSGSLVGDTYTTGLLTAQTGTDLTDPAAWTPLDHPVQKSGIYDGEWQLGTGHGMWSYDEDDNLLYVFHARTDNLGLSGRDTFVRRVHFAADGLPVLDMQPDEEVAPENRTVRVTVTVTAAPVEELDVTTVVGARCVAGKVVQTVTLTNGETVPVSVEITSPYGVRSPSVAPGRSVTQTLTTRLPSIAAGQVGVEAEATVAGQLVSSSADVAFEAVSCR